The stretch of DNA GCCGCCAAAACCATGACGACGAACGACACCGGCAAAGCCACGTCCCTTGGAGGTGCCAATCACATCCACAAACTTCTCGTCCGCGAAGATGTCTACGAGAACCCGGTCGCCTGCCTTGGCCGCACTCTCACCCTCAACCAGATTGTCGAGACCGACTTCGCGAATCTCCTTCACCGGAGGAGCATCGTGCTTGGCAAAGTGACCGGCCAGCGGCTTAGTGATGCGCGAAGCCTTGACGAACTCGACCAAGCCGATCTGTGCCGCCTCGTACCCGTCCTTTGCAGCCGTCTTCAACTGCGTGATCACGCATGGACCAGCCTGCAGGACGGTAATCGGGTGCACATCACCCTTCTCGTCGAAGACCTGCGTCATGCCGATTTTTTTACCTAGAATTCCAGTAACTGACATATTTTCCTTTCCTCATCATGCGAGGCTAATCTCAGAACCACGCACTGCCGGAGTTAGCGGCTTACTTTTCGA from Acidicapsa acidisoli encodes:
- the rplC gene encoding 50S ribosomal protein L3 produces the protein MSVTGILGKKIGMTQVFDEKGDVHPITVLQAGPCVITQLKTAAKDGYEAAQIGLVEFVKASRITKPLAGHFAKHDAPPVKEIREVGLDNLVEGESAAKAGDRVLVDIFADEKFVDVIGTSKGRGFAGVVRRHGFGGGPKSHGHMFQVQGSIGASSFPSRVFPGQRMPGHFGVDQVTVRNLRIRGIDLEENLIMVEGAVPGPRDGYVLISKAKAPPRERRGFAGAGTVDPLKASKKASAGKKK